Proteins found in one Mytilus edulis chromosome 2, xbMytEdul2.2, whole genome shotgun sequence genomic segment:
- the LOC139513394 gene encoding protein yellow-like, producing MANYLVFAFYFQAFGIFTVLCSVEPNIVYEWETVDLVWPNSSVKEEYIQSKKFIPENNAINGIKMYKDNIYLTIPKLKDGVPFSLVKIQNDASKNPLLIPYPNWDIQLEGDCSKMRLIQSMEIDPYTGYMWIIDTSFVPRAGINIADQCPSKIIIWDLENDVEIHRHTFPVNVTGPGMFYLNDIVLDFNSNKTARWAYISDTLGHRLIVYDRELDISYAFSHPSMKPVQEYASITIGNVTNAYSPLGINGIAMSSDFKNVYYCPLAGVGLYRIPTALLRKSSSNNTDFGREVIHVGNKMVQSDGIYYGKKHNLYYSTLGPRSVYQWSMTPISENVKPGRQTEIAKDDRIEWIDSFAFDESGYLWFVSNNLNTHFSNDTIKGSSNFFVWKLFVDDSSYLKFSDDTSSAPSYSLDVCVCMFILLCSFNFW from the coding sequence ATGGCAAACTATCTAGTGTTCGCCTTTTATTTTCAAGCTTTTGGAATATTTACTGTGCTATGCTCTGTTGAACCAAATATTGTTTACGAATGGGAGACCGTGGATTTAGTATGGCCTAATTCTTCAGTTAAAGAGGAATATATACAAAGCAAGAAATTTATCCCTGAAAACAATGCAATTAATGGAATAAAAATGTACAAGGATAATATCTACTTGACAATTCCTAAGCTAAAAGATGGCGTGCCGTTTTCGTTGGTAAAAATTCAGAATGATGCATCTAAAAATCCGCTACTTATTCCATATCCTAATTGGGATATTCAACTTGAAGGAGATTGCTCAAAGATGCGATTAATTCAAAGTATGGAGATAGATCCTTATACAGGATATATGTGGATCATCGATACAAGCTTTGTTCCGCGTGCCGGTATTAACATTGCTGATCAGTGCCCTAGTAAAATTATTATATGGGACCTGGAAAATGACGTCGAAATCCATCGACATACATTCCCTGTTAATGTGACCGGGCCAGGTATGTTTTATTTGAATGACATCGTTCTTGACTTCAACAGTAATAAAACAGCAAGATGGGCATACATATCAGACACCTTAGGGCATAGATTAATTGTTTACGACAGGGAACTTGACATTTCTTATGCATTTAGTCATCCATCAATGAAGCCAGTACAAGAATATGCCAGTATAACAATAGGTAATGTCACGAACGCTTACTCCCCTCTTGGAATAAATGGCATTGCAATGTCATCTGATTTTAAAAACGTTTATTATTGCCCTCTAGCCGGAGTAGGTTTATACCGGATCCCAACAGCTTTATTGCGCAAAAGCTCATCTAATAATACTGATTTTGGAAGGGAGGTAATTCATGTGGGAAACAAAATGGTTCAGAGTGATGGAATATATTATGGTAAGAAACATAACTTGTATTATTCCACATTAGGACCAAGAAGTGTTTACCAGTGGTCGATGACACCAATATCAGAAAACGTCAAACCTGGCAGACAGACAGAGATTGCTAAGGACGATAGGATCGAATGGATTGATTCATTTGCTTTTGATGAAAGTGGCTATTTATGGTTTGTTTCTAACAATTTAAATACGCACTTTTCCAACGATACGATCAAGGGCTCGTCGAATTTTTTCGTTTGGAAACTCTTTGTCGACGACAGCAGTTACTTGAAGTTTTCTGATGATACTAGCTCAGCTCCATCATATTCTCTTGACGTTTGTGTTTGTATGTTTATATTGTTGTGTTCTTTTAACTTTTGGTAA